The following coding sequences lie in one Candidatus Paceibacterota bacterium genomic window:
- the uvrB gene encoding excinuclease ABC subunit UvrB — MSNFKISTKFKPAGDQPKAIKELIEGVGKGYRHQTLLGVTGSGKTFTAANIIATVQKPTLVIAHNKTLAAQLAQEYREFFPDNAVHYFVSYYDFYQPEAYLPVTDTYIEKEAQINEEIERLRHASTQALLTRRDVIIVASVSCIYGLGSPVEYEKVHLRIQKGAVGDRADLIRKLIHIYFDRTNADLSPGQFRALGNSVEVMPVNERVIYKIDLAEGKIDRILKVDAITRKILEEIDVFFLFPAKHFVTPEDERLRAIEDIKAELEEQLTKFQKEGKLLEAERLKRRTNYDLALIREIGYCNGIENYSRHFSGKKEGEPPDTLLSYFPHKKDGSADFLTIIDESHVTVPQLGGMYAGDASRKQNLVEHGFRLPSARDNRPLKFAEFEERVGQTIYTSATPGKYELEHSSQVAEQVIRPTGLVDPLIEVKPVIEKGAYKGQIQDFIEQAEIEVKKGNRVIATTLTKKMAEDLSEYLKEKKIKAEYLHSEIETLDRIQILTDFRRGKFDIIVGVNLLREGLDLPEVTLIGILDADKEGFLRSETSLIQTIGRAARNTEGRVILYADNLTGSMDKAINETRRRRELQAAYNKEHGITPKTIVKNIKDITEQIQSEHQKTLKMLLQFDEARFQKNPKKLIEEKQKQMNDAVKVLDFETAAILRDEIKELTLKLEGRTSKIKTNN; from the coding sequence GTGTCAAATTTCAAAATCTCAACAAAATTCAAACCGGCAGGGGATCAGCCAAAGGCTATTAAAGAATTAATTGAAGGGGTCGGCAAAGGCTATCGCCACCAAACTTTGCTTGGCGTTACTGGCTCCGGCAAGACTTTTACGGCTGCCAATATTATCGCTACGGTTCAAAAACCTACTCTGGTTATTGCTCACAACAAAACCTTAGCTGCTCAATTGGCACAGGAATATCGGGAGTTTTTTCCTGATAATGCCGTACACTATTTCGTTTCTTATTACGATTTTTATCAGCCGGAAGCTTATTTACCGGTAACTGATACCTATATTGAAAAAGAGGCTCAAATTAATGAAGAAATTGAGCGCCTGCGTCACGCCTCCACACAGGCGCTTCTAACCCGTCGCGACGTCATTATCGTCGCTTCCGTTTCCTGTATTTACGGCTTGGGTTCGCCGGTGGAATATGAAAAGGTTCACCTGCGCATTCAAAAGGGAGCAGTTGGGGATCGAGCCGATCTGATTCGCAAGCTCATCCATATTTATTTTGACCGCACCAATGCCGATCTTTCACCCGGTCAGTTTCGAGCGCTCGGCAATTCCGTGGAGGTTATGCCGGTTAATGAAAGAGTTATTTATAAGATCGATCTTGCCGAAGGCAAGATCGATCGCATCCTGAAAGTGGATGCCATTACCCGAAAAATTTTAGAAGAGATAGATGTTTTCTTTCTTTTTCCAGCCAAACATTTCGTCACGCCGGAAGACGAGCGATTGCGGGCTATTGAAGATATCAAGGCCGAATTGGAAGAGCAGCTCACTAAGTTCCAGAAAGAAGGAAAGCTGCTCGAAGCCGAGCGACTGAAGCGTCGCACCAATTATGATCTGGCTCTGATCCGCGAAATCGGTTATTGCAACGGTATCGAAAATTATTCGCGCCATTTCTCCGGCAAAAAGGAGGGCGAACCGCCTGATACCTTACTTTCATATTTTCCTCACAAGAAGGATGGTAGCGCCGATTTCCTTACTATTATCGATGAGTCTCACGTCACTGTTCCTCAACTCGGCGGTATGTATGCCGGTGATGCTTCTCGAAAACAAAATTTAGTAGAGCACGGGTTCAGACTCCCTAGCGCTCGAGATAATCGCCCTCTGAAATTTGCCGAATTTGAAGAAAGGGTGGGCCAGACAATTTATACTTCGGCTACTCCAGGAAAATATGAATTGGAACACAGCTCTCAGGTGGCGGAGCAAGTCATTCGTCCGACTGGCCTCGTTGACCCGTTGATTGAAGTAAAGCCGGTTATAGAAAAAGGAGCCTACAAAGGTCAAATTCAGGATTTCATTGAGCAGGCCGAAATTGAAGTAAAAAAAGGCAACCGAGTGATCGCGACAACTTTGACCAAGAAAATGGCCGAAGATTTGAGTGAATACTTAAAAGAGAAAAAAATTAAGGCCGAATATCTTCATAGTGAAATCGAAACTCTAGATCGCATTCAAATTTTGACTGATTTCCGAAGAGGGAAGTTTGACATCATTGTCGGCGTCAATTTATTGCGCGAAGGACTAGACCTTCCGGAAGTGACCCTCATTGGTATCCTAGATGCCGATAAAGAGGGATTTCTCCGCTCTGAAACTTCTCTTATTCAAACCATTGGACGGGCCGCTCGAAATACTGAAGGCCGCGTAATTCTATATGCGGATAATCTGACCGGCTCAATGGATAAAGCCATTAATGAAACCAGACGTCGTCGAGAATTACAGGCGGCTTATAACAAGGAACACGGTATTACTCCAAAGACTATTGTTAAAAATATTAAGGATATTACGGAGCAAATCCAAAGCGAACACCAAAAGACTCTTAAAATGCTTCTGCAATTTGATGAAGCTCGCTTTCAGAAAAATCCCAAGAAATTGATTGAGGAAAAACAAAAACAAATGAATGATGCGGTAAAGGTTTTAGACTTTGAAACAGCTGCCATTCTAAGAGACGAAATCAAAGAGCTTACGCTTAAGTTGGAAGGGAGAACGTCCAAAATCAAAACAAATAATTAA